Proteins encoded together in one Ictidomys tridecemlineatus isolate mIctTri1 chromosome 3, mIctTri1.hap1, whole genome shotgun sequence window:
- the LOC144376360 gene encoding palmitoyltransferase ZDHHC19-like, whose product MNFSDPGILHRGAFEQYPETVYMARVNGRLYHMPWCPTCCFHRPPRTFHCKRCNICVEEFDHHCRWVNNCVGHRNIRLYLLLLVSLCLYLGTMLATCVVFILRRRNMAFLDKIMTILVAVPAGALLVPLILQLFIKAVAVGTARRPYEEKYDKAFNVGCRRNCYIALCAPLGPKYMSEAVCIQVDHGTNWGPSEYLKDLLWPRCVTQAPPRSGKAAPVQKDMAEQGAQLPQTFRVLKGKPTEHPLAVRGVNKYYNASTLKKKNVRFPPTEKDCFPSGTPALNTKGPETSAIVMEEGDGDGEVQPFTAPENGHTRPDMAEQGTQLPQTFRALKGRPTEHPLAVRGVKKYYNASTLKKKNLRFPPTETDCLPSGTPALNTKGPETLAIIMEEDDGDGEVQPFTVP is encoded by the exons ATGAACTTTTCGGACCCAGGAATTTTGCACAGAG GCGCCTTCGAGCAGTACCCTGAGACTGTATATATGGCACGAGTGAATGGCAGGTTGTACCACATGCCGTGGTGTCCCACGTGCTGTTTTCACCGCCCGCCCCGAACCTTCCACTGCAAAAGGTGTaacatctgtgtggag gagttCGACCACCATTGCAGGTGGGTGAATAACTGCGTGGGGCACCGAAACATCCGGCTCTACCTGCTACTCCTCGTGTCCCTGTGCCTCTATCTGGGTACCATGCTGGCCACCTGCGTTGTTTTCATCTTACGCAGGAGGAACATGGCGTTTTTGGACAAAATCATGAC catcctagtggctgtaccCGCTGGGGCCCTCCTGGTCCCGCTCATCCTGCAATTGTTCATCAAGGCAGTGGCGGTGGGCACTGCCAGGCGACCCTATGAGGAGAAG TATGACAAGGCATTCAATGTGGGCTGCCGGAGAAATTGTTACATCGCACTCTGTGCACCCTTGGGACCTAA GTACATGTCTGAGGCGGTCTGCATTCAGGTGGACCATGGGACCAACTGGGGGCCATCTGAATACCTTAAAGACCTCCTTTGGCCCAGGTGCGTCACTCAGGCCCCCCCACGGAGTGGCAAGGCTGCACCTGTACAGAAG gaCATGGCAGAGCAGGGGGCTCAGTTGCCACAAACCTTCAGGGTCCTCAAAGGAAAGCCAACGGAGCATCCTCTAGCTGTGCGGGGTGTCAACAAGTATTATAACGCCAgcaccttgaagaagaaaaatgtcagatttcCTCCTACTG AGAAGGATTGCTTCCCTTCTGGAACACCTGCA CTGAACACCAAGGGGCCGGAAACATCAGCAATAGTAATGGAggaaggtgatggtgatggagaggtgCAACCTTTCACTGCCCCAGAAAATGGGCATACAAGACCA gaCATGGCAGAGCAGGGGACTCAGTTGCCACAAACCTTCAGGGCCCTCAAAGGAAGGCCAACGGAGCATCCTCTAGCTGTGCGGGGTGTCAAGAAATATTATAATGCCAgcaccttgaagaagaaaaatctcagatttcctcctactg AGACGGATTGCTTACCTTCTGGAACACCAGCA CTGAACACCAAGGGGCCGGAAACATTAGCAATAATAATGGaggaagatgatggtgatggagaagTGCAGCCTTTCACTGTCCCATGA